A single region of the Fusobacterium sp. IOR10 genome encodes:
- a CDS encoding amidohydrolase, whose product MKFSEIEEVIDSYIDEIINFRRDLHEHPELGGSEDRTPRQVIKELKKLPLEIKENIGENGIVANLFGNEEIKNKKTILIRGDMDALPIQEENKLSFISKNKGVMHACGHDMHTSMVLGTAMVLSKFKEKLNGNVKFMFQPAEECSPTGGSRQMIADGLLTNPTVDEAYALHVYNKPVGSILFRPGVANARSDAIEIHIKGKSSHGSMPSQGRDAIVAGANVIMAIQTIVSRNLESGEPAVVTIGKMEGGSRYNVIADYALFKGTVRVFSDNSAKIVKERLEKIIEDICSAYGCKGELVYKNGYDFIYNDLELSKGVIKSLTPILGKDNIEIQKNPSPGGEDFSFITKKVPSVFMWIGTESDMNRGNCILHNPNFMADEATLKYGIKVFTKIILDRFENLED is encoded by the coding sequence ATGAAATTTTCTGAAATAGAAGAAGTAATAGATAGTTATATTGATGAAATAATTAATTTTAGAAGGGATTTGCATGAACATCCTGAACTTGGAGGTTCTGAAGATAGAACTCCAAGGCAGGTTATAAAAGAATTAAAAAAATTACCTTTAGAGATAAAAGAAAATATTGGAGAAAATGGTATAGTAGCTAATTTATTTGGAAATGAAGAAATAAAAAATAAGAAAACTATTCTTATTAGAGGAGATATGGATGCCCTTCCAATTCAAGAAGAAAATAAATTATCATTTATTTCAAAAAATAAAGGAGTTATGCATGCATGCGGCCATGATATGCATACATCAATGGTACTTGGAACAGCAATGGTTCTTTCAAAATTTAAAGAAAAATTAAATGGGAATGTTAAATTTATGTTTCAACCAGCAGAGGAATGTTCTCCAACTGGTGGGAGTAGACAAATGATAGCTGATGGACTCTTAACAAATCCGACTGTTGATGAAGCTTATGCATTACATGTATATAATAAACCTGTTGGAAGTATTTTATTTAGACCAGGAGTGGCAAATGCAAGGTCAGATGCAATAGAAATTCATATTAAGGGGAAAAGCAGTCATGGATCAATGCCTTCACAAGGTAGAGATGCAATAGTTGCAGGAGCCAATGTTATTATGGCTATCCAAACAATTGTAAGTAGAAATTTAGAATCAGGTGAACCAGCTGTTGTTACAATTGGGAAAATGGAAGGTGGAAGTAGATATAATGTAATAGCTGATTATGCTTTATTTAAGGGAACAGTTAGAGTTTTTAGTGATAATTCAGCAAAAATTGTAAAGGAGAGACTTGAAAAAATCATAGAGGATATTTGTTCTGCATACGGATGTAAAGGAGAATTAGTATATAAAAATGGTTATGATTTTATATATAATGATCTGGAGCTTTCAAAGGGAGTTATAAAATCTCTTACTCCAATATTAGGTAAAGATAATATTGAAATACAAAAGAATCCATCCCCTGGAGGAGAAGATTTCTCCTTTATAACTAAAAAAGTTCCCTCTGTATTTATGTGGATAGGAACTGAATCAGATATGAATAGAGGAAATTGTATACTACATAATCCAAATTTTATGGCAGATGAAGCTACTTTAAAATATGGAATTAAGGTTTTTACCAAAATAATATTAGATAGATTTGAAAATTTAGAAGATTAA
- a CDS encoding M20 family metallopeptidase: MDEFYIKVRSDLHKIPEIAFNEHKTSAYIRDFLKKLNIKYIEIGTSTLAIFQGKKDIWVGFRGDIDGLPIKELNDKGYKSINEGMMHACGHDGHTTNLLYTAKWLQEQIKSGKTLEKSVMLIFQAAEEGKGGAQVVANSDFFKEKKFQGLFALHVAPDVEQGKIGCICGPISFQNINFDITIIGKGAHGAQPHKGIDSIYIGAKLIEAYQLIVAREIDPIEPIVLTIGSFKAGEVRNIIPEKVEILGTIRFANTDLIEFLTKRVEAINAGFERAYGIKIKMMFKAFYPPVINSEKLFNVLKEVVPKEKFIDNIRLTGSEDFSFYLQDGNEGLLFLLGIKTEEFNSPLHTATFDMDPRALELGFKIFRDIMLKLEVLK; this comes from the coding sequence ATGGATGAATTTTATATTAAAGTTAGAAGTGATTTACATAAAATTCCAGAGATTGCATTTAATGAGCATAAAACATCTGCATATATAAGGGACTTTTTAAAAAAGCTAAATATTAAATATATTGAGATAGGAACAAGTACACTAGCTATATTTCAAGGTAAAAAAGATATATGGGTAGGATTTAGGGGAGATATAGATGGGCTTCCAATAAAAGAATTAAATGACAAAGGATACAAGTCTATAAATGAAGGGATGATGCATGCTTGTGGTCATGATGGACATACTACAAATTTACTTTATACAGCTAAATGGTTACAAGAACAAATAAAAAGTGGTAAGACTCTTGAAAAATCTGTTATGTTAATATTTCAAGCAGCAGAGGAAGGAAAGGGAGGAGCTCAAGTAGTAGCTAATTCTGATTTTTTTAAAGAGAAAAAATTTCAAGGATTATTTGCATTGCATGTTGCTCCTGATGTGGAACAAGGAAAAATTGGATGTATTTGTGGACCAATTTCCTTTCAAAATATAAATTTTGATATAACAATTATAGGGAAAGGAGCCCATGGAGCTCAACCTCATAAGGGAATAGATTCTATATATATAGGAGCAAAATTAATAGAAGCTTATCAATTAATAGTTGCAAGGGAAATAGATCCAATAGAACCTATTGTACTTACAATTGGAAGTTTTAAAGCAGGTGAAGTTAGAAATATTATTCCTGAAAAAGTTGAAATTTTAGGAACAATTAGATTTGCAAATACAGATTTAATAGAGTTTCTAACAAAAAGAGTTGAAGCAATTAATGCTGGATTTGAAAGAGCCTACGGAATTAAAATCAAAATGATGTTCAAAGCTTTTTATCCTCCAGTAATTAATTCTGAAAAATTATTTAATGTTTTAAAGGAAGTTGTTCCAAAGGAAAAATTTATTGATAATATAAGGCTAACTGGTTCTGAAGATTTTTCTTTTTATCTTCAAGATGGCAATGAAGGATTATTATTTTTGTTAGGAATAAAAACAGAGGAATTTAATTCCCCACTTCATACTGCAACATTTGATATGGATCCAAGAGCTTTAGAATTAGGTTTTAAAATATTTAGAGATATAATGTTAAAACTAGAAGTTTTAAAATAA
- a CDS encoding GntR family transcriptional regulator yields MVKDRKNVSDSIYEVIKENFLSGKLDFGDSIVESDYCKKYNISKTPLREAIKKLEIEGIVERYPNGRMGIMDIDEESIEEIIEIRISLENLIFKKIIKDGKIDEITKKLNQNLKLTEFYIESCNLDEARKLFENFNEILYKFSGLKFTTKILKNYTFILSKLRNNSLKNEKRVRKAFGEHKLLVKYLEENNLGKLSELNTNHLLASKESILKYFREKQN; encoded by the coding sequence ATGGTAAAAGATAGAAAAAATGTGAGTGATTCTATATATGAAGTTATAAAGGAAAATTTTCTTTCAGGAAAATTAGATTTTGGTGATAGTATAGTAGAATCAGATTATTGTAAAAAATATAATATAAGTAAGACCCCTCTTAGAGAAGCTATAAAAAAATTAGAAATAGAAGGGATTGTTGAAAGATATCCAAATGGAAGAATGGGGATAATGGATATTGATGAGGAAAGTATAGAAGAAATAATAGAAATAAGAATTTCATTGGAAAATCTTATATTTAAAAAAATAATTAAAGATGGGAAAATAGATGAAATTACAAAGAAATTAAATCAAAATTTAAAATTGACAGAATTTTATATAGAATCTTGTAATTTGGACGAAGCAAGAAAACTTTTTGAAAACTTTAATGAGATTTTATATAAATTTTCAGGGTTAAAATTTACAACAAAAATATTAAAAAATTATACATTTATTCTTTCAAAATTAAGGAATAATTCTTTGAAAAATGAAAAAAGAGTTCGAAAAGCTTTTGGAGAACATAAATTATTAGTAAAATATTTAGAAGAAAATAATTTAGGAAAACTTTCAGAGTTAAATACAAATCATTTATTAGCATCAAAGGAATCAATTCTTAAATATTTTAGGGAAAAACAAAATTAA
- a CDS encoding CitMHS family transporter, with amino-acid sequence MYLAIVGFLMLAIIMIMLFKSKTIPLVLFIIVPVVAAFVAGFSIPEVVGFIEKGVGKVSKMSILFIFSVTFFGILSDAGMFDYLVSKLVKKAGKNLIVIAIVTAIVAIFSHLDGATVTTVLVTVPALLPLYKKLNIRPHLLLLIIGCGMGVMNLLPWGGPVAREAAVLGMDPNELWHILIPIQILGIIATISLAVVMMLREIKYHGAGQISSEHVSMDEEEKETKDEIEKLKRPKLIAFNFILTGAVLVILLMDIFPTYFVFMFGCSVALFVNYPDVKDQKARIKAHAPAALDVAAVMLAAGVLVGILGKSGMLEAMTVPLLSIIPPIIAQKLHILMGFIALPLGTLLGTDSYFYGLLPLCIKVGENYNITPLTMGVAMIIGKNLSLLVSPLVPATYLGIGLTNLDLKEHIKYSIVPLWIVGAIMLIFAILIGMVKL; translated from the coding sequence ATGTATTTAGCAATTGTTGGATTTTTAATGTTAGCTATAATAATGATAATGCTTTTCAAAAGCAAAACAATACCATTGGTTTTATTTATTATAGTTCCAGTAGTAGCTGCTTTTGTAGCAGGGTTTTCCATTCCTGAAGTAGTTGGATTTATTGAAAAAGGGGTAGGGAAAGTTAGTAAAATGTCAATTTTATTTATATTTTCAGTTACTTTTTTTGGAATATTATCAGATGCAGGAATGTTTGATTATTTAGTAAGTAAATTAGTGAAAAAGGCAGGAAAAAACTTAATTGTTATAGCTATAGTAACAGCAATAGTAGCTATATTTTCTCATTTAGATGGTGCAACAGTAACAACTGTACTAGTAACAGTTCCAGCTTTATTGCCTTTATATAAAAAGCTAAACATTAGACCGCATTTATTATTACTTATAATAGGTTGTGGAATGGGTGTAATGAATTTATTACCATGGGGAGGACCAGTAGCAAGGGAAGCAGCAGTTCTTGGCATGGATCCAAATGAATTGTGGCACATATTAATACCTATACAAATATTAGGAATTATAGCTACAATATCATTGGCAGTAGTAATGATGCTTAGAGAAATTAAATATCATGGAGCAGGACAAATATCTTCTGAACATGTTTCAATGGATGAAGAAGAGAAGGAAACAAAAGATGAAATTGAAAAATTAAAAAGACCAAAATTAATAGCTTTTAATTTTATTTTAACAGGAGCTGTTTTGGTAATTTTATTAATGGATATTTTCCCAACATACTTTGTATTTATGTTTGGATGCAGTGTGGCATTATTTGTTAATTATCCTGATGTAAAGGATCAAAAAGCTAGAATAAAAGCTCATGCTCCAGCAGCTTTAGATGTTGCAGCAGTAATGTTAGCTGCAGGTGTATTAGTTGGAATATTAGGTAAAAGTGGAATGCTTGAAGCAATGACAGTACCTTTATTATCTATAATACCTCCTATTATAGCTCAAAAGTTACATATATTAATGGGATTTATTGCGTTACCTTTAGGAACATTATTAGGTACAGATTCATATTTCTATGGATTATTACCATTATGTATAAAAGTTGGAGAAAATTACAATATAACACCTTTAACAATGGGAGTAGCAATGATAATAGGGAAAAATTTATCTTTATTAGTAAGTCCTTTAGTTCCTGCAACTTATTTAGGAATAGGACTAACAAATTTGGATTTAAAAGAACATATTAAATATAGTATTGTTCCTTTATGGATTGTAGGAGCAATAATGTTAATCTTTGCAATTTTGATTGGAATGGTAAAATTATAA
- a CDS encoding hydratase: MIKLYEDGIFLKNGNEILKEKDVEYNKEEGKKGTIAYSILEKHNIADNMDNLKIKFDAMASHDITYVGIIQTAKASGMKKFPLPYVLTNCHNSLCAVGGTINEDDHMFGLSAAKKYGGIYVPPHIAVIHQYMREKFAGCGKMILGSDSHTRYGALGTLAIGEGGGELVKQLLEKTYDVEYPEVIAIYLDGKPKPWIGPQDISLAIIGEVFKKEYVKNKIVEFVGPGVETMTTDFRNGIDVMTTETACLSSIWKTDEKTREFLKKHGREDDYKKLNPKEMAYYDGCVYVDLSTIKPMIALPFHPSNVYEIDELNKNLEKILKTVEDEAEQLTGNRNLTFKDKIIDGKLHVQQGIIAGCSGGGYTNLEEAGKILKGKSCGNGEFSLSVYPSSQPVLTELLKQGIITDLTNSGVIVRSAFCGPCFGAGDTPVNNGLSIRHTTRNFPNREGSKPGNGQISAVALMDARSIAATAANGGILTSAEEMYKGMEIPEYVFDEISYENRVYNGYKKGDAKLELKFGPNIKEWPKMEELSENILLKVCAKILDEVTTTDELIPSGETSSYRSNPLGLAEFTLSRRVPEYVARSKKVRDLENKRLKKDIDEELEKVLKKINEIDSNKNITFENIQIGSMIYAIKPGDGSAREQAASCQKVLGGLANISREYATKRYRSNLINWGMIPFQMKEEANFQVDDYIYVPNIKNILNGELDHIKAYVIGKEIKEIELYITYLTSDERKIIQSGCLINYNRKNIVL; this comes from the coding sequence ATGATAAAATTATACGAAGATGGAATTTTTTTAAAAAATGGAAATGAAATCTTAAAGGAAAAAGATGTTGAATATAATAAAGAAGAGGGAAAAAAGGGAACAATTGCCTATTCAATATTAGAAAAACATAATATAGCTGATAATATGGATAATTTAAAAATTAAATTTGATGCAATGGCTTCACACGATATTACATATGTAGGAATAATTCAAACAGCAAAGGCATCAGGAATGAAAAAGTTTCCTCTTCCTTATGTTTTGACAAATTGTCACAATTCTTTATGTGCTGTTGGAGGAACAATAAATGAAGATGATCATATGTTCGGTCTTTCTGCGGCTAAAAAATATGGAGGGATCTATGTACCTCCTCATATTGCAGTAATTCATCAATATATGAGAGAAAAATTTGCAGGTTGTGGTAAAATGATACTAGGTTCAGATTCCCACACTAGATATGGAGCTCTAGGAACTTTAGCAATAGGAGAAGGTGGAGGAGAATTAGTAAAACAACTTCTTGAAAAAACTTATGATGTTGAATATCCAGAGGTAATAGCAATTTATTTAGATGGAAAACCTAAGCCATGGATAGGACCTCAAGATATATCCCTTGCAATAATTGGAGAAGTTTTTAAAAAGGAATATGTTAAAAATAAGATAGTTGAATTTGTTGGGCCAGGGGTAGAAACAATGACAACAGATTTTAGAAATGGAATAGATGTAATGACAACAGAAACTGCTTGTTTATCATCTATATGGAAAACAGATGAAAAAACAAGAGAATTTCTAAAAAAACATGGAAGAGAAGATGATTATAAGAAATTAAATCCTAAAGAAATGGCATATTATGATGGCTGCGTATATGTTGATCTAAGCACAATAAAACCAATGATAGCTTTACCTTTCCATCCAAGTAATGTTTATGAAATAGATGAACTTAATAAAAATCTTGAAAAGATTTTGAAAACAGTTGAAGACGAAGCTGAACAGTTAACAGGAAATAGAAATTTAACTTTTAAAGACAAAATAATAGATGGTAAATTACATGTTCAACAAGGTATTATTGCAGGATGTTCAGGTGGAGGATATACAAATTTAGAAGAAGCTGGAAAAATTCTTAAGGGAAAAAGTTGCGGAAATGGAGAGTTTAGTTTGTCAGTTTATCCTTCTTCTCAACCAGTACTAACAGAATTATTGAAGCAAGGAATAATAACTGATTTAACAAATTCAGGTGTAATAGTTCGTTCAGCATTTTGCGGTCCGTGCTTTGGGGCTGGGGATACTCCTGTAAATAATGGGCTTAGTATTAGACATACAACAAGAAATTTTCCAAATAGAGAAGGATCTAAACCTGGAAATGGACAAATATCTGCAGTTGCATTAATGGATGCTCGTTCAATTGCAGCAACAGCGGCAAATGGAGGAATATTAACATCAGCAGAGGAAATGTATAAAGGAATGGAAATTCCAGAATATGTATTTGATGAAATATCTTACGAAAATAGAGTATATAATGGATATAAAAAAGGGGATGCAAAATTAGAACTAAAATTTGGACCAAATATTAAAGAATGGCCAAAAATGGAAGAATTATCTGAGAATATTTTATTAAAAGTATGTGCAAAAATATTAGATGAAGTAACAACAACAGATGAACTTATTCCATCAGGAGAAACATCATCTTATCGTTCAAATCCATTAGGACTTGCTGAATTTACTTTGTCAAGAAGAGTTCCAGAATATGTAGCTAGATCTAAAAAAGTAAGAGATCTTGAAAATAAAAGATTAAAAAAAGATATTGATGAAGAATTAGAAAAAGTTTTGAAAAAAATTAATGAAATAGATTCTAATAAAAATATAACATTTGAAAATATACAAATTGGAAGTATGATATATGCAATAAAACCAGGTGATGGTTCAGCAAGGGAACAAGCAGCTTCTTGTCAAAAAGTTTTAGGTGGACTTGCAAATATTTCAAGAGAATACGCAACAAAGCGTTATCGTTCAAATTTGATTAACTGGGGAATGATTCCTTTTCAAATGAAAGAAGAAGCTAATTTCCAAGTTGATGATTATATCTATGTTCCTAATATAAAAAATATATTAAATGGAGAATTAGATCATATAAAAGCCTATGTGATAGGTAAAGAAATTAAGGAAATTGAATTATATATAACTTATTTAACTTCAGATGAAAGAAAAATAATTCAATCAGGATGTTTAATAAATTATAATAGAAAAAATATAGTTCTTTAA
- a CDS encoding AzlC family ABC transporter permease, translating to MKFLEKCDFHDAIVDGSPIVIGFIPIAMAFGILCKSANLNLMASVSFSLFVFAGASQFIAVNLLIAGASMGEIILTTLLVNMRHVLFSASISPKLSSQMRRDIPFIAFGLTDETFSVASLKDKELTNSYMLTLEGMAYSSFVIGTFLGYVLGGILPIIVQVSMGIALYSLFVAILVPELKKSKKVLILVVSSGLINSFLTKLAHIPQGWSIVITILFVSFLGVIIPLKKEGSNE from the coding sequence ATGAAATTTTTGGAAAAATGTGATTTTCATGATGCTATTGTAGATGGAAGTCCAATAGTTATAGGATTTATACCAATTGCAATGGCCTTTGGAATTTTATGTAAATCAGCAAATTTAAACTTAATGGCAAGTGTTAGTTTTTCATTATTTGTTTTTGCAGGGGCTAGTCAGTTTATAGCTGTAAATCTCTTAATTGCAGGGGCTAGTATGGGAGAAATTATACTGACAACTTTGCTTGTAAATATGAGGCATGTATTATTTTCTGCATCTATTTCACCGAAACTTAGTTCTCAAATGAGAAGGGATATTCCTTTCATAGCTTTTGGATTAACTGATGAGACCTTTTCAGTGGCATCTTTAAAGGATAAGGAGTTAACAAATAGTTATATGTTAACTCTAGAAGGAATGGCTTATTCTTCCTTTGTGATAGGAACTTTTTTAGGTTATGTTTTAGGAGGAATTTTACCAATAATAGTACAGGTTAGTATGGGAATAGCTTTATATTCTTTGTTTGTAGCTATTTTAGTACCTGAATTAAAAAAATCAAAAAAAGTTTTAATTTTAGTTGTTTCATCAGGCTTGATAAATAGTTTTTTAACAAAATTAGCTCATATTCCTCAAGGATGGAGTATAGTAATAACTATATTATTTGTTTCTTTTTTAGGAGTTATTATTCCTTTGAAAAAGGAGGGTTCTAATGAGTAA
- a CDS encoding AzlD domain-containing protein has product MSKIYVLILGMFIVTYLPRLLPFFLVSGKKLPRKLEEFLRYIPYTALGALIIPGFIDAIPGHKIVAVVGIIIAFMLSFIRNSIVIPVLGSIGICMLLLSLGL; this is encoded by the coding sequence ATGAGTAAGATATACGTTTTAATTTTAGGGATGTTTATAGTAACTTATTTACCTAGATTGTTGCCTTTTTTTCTAGTTTCAGGAAAAAAATTACCTAGAAAATTAGAAGAATTTTTAAGATATATACCCTATACAGCTTTAGGAGCACTTATAATTCCAGGATTTATAGATGCTATCCCAGGGCATAAAATAGTTGCTGTGGTGGGTATAATTATAGCTTTTATGCTTTCTTTCATAAGAAATAGTATAGTAATTCCTGTGTTAGGGTCAATTGGAATTTGTATGTTATTATTAAGTTTAGGATTATAA
- a CDS encoding DMT family transporter — MDKLKVIGAMLTFSTIGIFIKNIDLPSSEIAFSRGVIGGIFIILTSCILKKKISINSIRRNLKILVFSGTAIGINWIFLFEAYKYTTISIATISYYFAPIFVMIASPILLKEKISLKKIICICFAVIGMLLIVGTNKSSGGNIIEYNHMLGIFCGILAAVFYASVIISNKFIVDISPGDRTVVQLFVAAIVLIPYILMTTGFHLSSLHGISLYSLLFLGIFHTGLAYTVYFSAIKNLKGQTLAMLSYIDPIFAVIISTLFLKENLGLFQIIGGILILGSTFASEIKDK, encoded by the coding sequence ATGGATAAATTAAAAGTAATAGGAGCTATGTTGACTTTTTCAACTATTGGTATTTTTATTAAAAATATAGACTTACCTTCAAGTGAAATAGCTTTTTCAAGAGGGGTTATAGGGGGTATTTTTATAATACTAACAAGCTGTATATTGAAGAAAAAAATATCAATAAATTCAATAAGAAGAAATTTAAAAATATTAGTTTTTTCAGGAACTGCAATTGGAATAAACTGGATATTTCTATTTGAGGCTTATAAATATACAACTATTTCAATAGCTACAATTTCTTATTATTTTGCTCCTATTTTTGTAATGATAGCTTCCCCAATATTACTTAAAGAAAAAATAAGTTTAAAGAAAATTATTTGTATATGTTTTGCTGTAATTGGGATGTTATTAATAGTAGGAACAAATAAATCTTCAGGAGGGAACATAATAGAGTATAACCATATGCTGGGTATATTTTGTGGAATACTAGCAGCAGTTTTTTATGCAAGTGTTATTATATCAAATAAATTTATTGTTGATATTTCCCCAGGTGATAGAACAGTAGTTCAATTATTTGTAGCTGCCATTGTTTTAATTCCTTATATTTTAATGACAACAGGATTTCATTTGAGCTCATTACATGGGATATCTTTATATAGCTTGTTATTTTTAGGAATATTTCATACAGGTCTAGCTTATACAGTATATTTTTCTGCAATAAAAAATTTAAAAGGTCAAACTTTAGCAATGTTAAGCTATATAGATCCTATATTTGCAGTAATAATTTCAACTTTATTTTTGAAAGAAAATTTAGGATTATTTCAAATTATTGGTGGAATATTAATACTAGGTTCAACCTTTGCAAGCGAAATAAAGGATAAATAG
- a CDS encoding phosphatase PAP2 family protein — protein MSFLNLLRNYRTPFWNEIWNLITKLGEGTTVIVVICIIYWCLNKKLGKILGYIFFISSLVVQGLKIGCRIERPWIIDPNFKAVSLALKNATGYSFPSGHSQSSTSIFGGLAFYFRSRILKIFFILIPMLVCFSRLYLGVHTPKDVIVGFLITFIIAFVVIKYTKAYNRYQRIELMIITFILGSILLIYSFLLYIRNVIDVEYLVDCFKIIGSSFGFILGNYLEGNFVKFRVKTIRIWEQLVKIIFGLLGLLLLNEFFKLLSNLLGFKSLIVYGVEYFILMLWIVYIWPMIFKKILK, from the coding sequence ATGAGTTTTTTAAATCTTTTACGTAATTACAGAACTCCTTTTTGGAATGAAATTTGGAATTTAATTACTAAATTAGGAGAAGGAACAACTGTAATAGTAGTCATATGTATTATTTATTGGTGTCTTAATAAAAAGTTAGGAAAGATTTTAGGCTATATATTTTTTATATCTTCCCTTGTGGTACAAGGGTTAAAAATAGGATGTAGAATAGAAAGACCTTGGATAATTGATCCTAATTTTAAAGCTGTTAGTTTAGCTTTAAAAAATGCCACTGGATATTCCTTTCCAAGTGGTCACTCTCAAAGCTCAACTTCAATTTTTGGTGGTTTAGCCTTTTATTTTAGAAGTAGAATTTTAAAAATATTTTTTATTTTGATACCTATGTTAGTCTGTTTTTCTAGATTATATTTGGGAGTTCACACTCCTAAAGATGTAATTGTAGGATTTTTAATAACTTTTATAATTGCATTTGTAGTTATAAAATATACAAAGGCCTATAATAGATATCAGAGAATAGAATTAATGATAATTACTTTTATTTTAGGAAGTATATTGCTAATATATTCTTTTCTTTTATATATAAGAAATGTTATAGATGTTGAATATTTAGTTGATTGTTTTAAGATTATAGGAAGTAGTTTTGGATTTATTTTAGGAAATTATCTAGAAGGTAATTTTGTTAAGTTTAGAGTTAAAACTATAAGAATATGGGAACAGTTAGTTAAAATAATTTTCGGATTGTTAGGATTATTATTATTAAATGAATTTTTTAAATTGTTAAGTAATTTATTAGGCTTTAAATCTTTAATAGTTTATGGAGTGGAATATTTTATTTTAATGCTTTGGATTGTTTATATTTGGCCTATGATTTTCAAAAAAATATTGAAATAA
- a CDS encoding nitronate monooxygenase produces the protein MKNNRVCEILGIEYPIIQGAMAWIADGSLAGGVSKAGGLGIIAGGGMPLDNLRREIKIAKEIAGDKPFGVNLMLMMGNVEQQIDICIEEGVRVVTTGAGNPGVHMKKLKGANIKVVPVVASVALAKRMERIGADAVIAEGLEGGGHIGEITTMALTPQVVEAVEIPVILAGGIGGGKQFLAAYALGAEGIQVGTKFLVAEECNVHDNYKEAIIKAKDRSTVSTGTFTGHPVRVIKNKLAKEMMNLEKAGASVEEIEKFGVGKLKLAAVDGDVKEGSVMAGQVASMVRKKETALEIILSLINDLEIEKQRLIDYLA, from the coding sequence ATGAAAAATAATAGAGTGTGTGAAATATTAGGAATAGAGTATCCTATAATTCAAGGAGCCATGGCCTGGATAGCTGATGGAAGTTTAGCAGGTGGAGTATCAAAAGCAGGAGGTCTTGGAATTATTGCTGGTGGTGGGATGCCTTTAGATAATTTAAGAAGAGAAATAAAAATAGCAAAGGAAATTGCAGGAGATAAGCCATTTGGTGTAAATTTAATGCTAATGATGGGAAATGTAGAACAACAAATAGACATATGTATTGAAGAAGGTGTTAGAGTAGTAACAACTGGAGCTGGAAATCCAGGGGTACATATGAAAAAATTAAAAGGGGCAAATATAAAAGTAGTACCTGTAGTTGCATCTGTTGCTCTTGCAAAAAGAATGGAAAGAATAGGGGCAGACGCTGTAATAGCTGAAGGTCTTGAAGGAGGAGGTCATATTGGTGAAATAACTACAATGGCTCTTACTCCACAAGTGGTAGAAGCAGTTGAAATTCCAGTTATATTAGCAGGTGGAATAGGTGGAGGAAAACAATTCTTAGCTGCATATGCACTTGGAGCAGAAGGAATACAAGTTGGAACTAAATTTTTAGTTGCAGAGGAATGTAATGTGCATGATAATTACAAGGAAGCAATTATAAAAGCAAAGGATAGATCAACAGTTTCAACAGGAACTTTCACAGGTCATCCAGTTAGAGTAATTAAGAATAAACTAGCTAAGGAAATGATGAATTTGGAAAAAGCAGGAGCTTCTGTTGAAGAAATAGAAAAATTTGGTGTTGGGAAATTAAAACTTGCAGCAGTGGATGGAGATGTTAAAGAGGGAAGTGTAATGGCTGGTCAAGTTGCTTCTATGGTAAGAAAAAAAGAAACAGCTTTAGAAATAATTTTAAGTTTAATAAATGATTTGGAAATTGAAAAACAAAGATTAATAGATTATTTAGCTTAG